In Spirochaeta thermophila DSM 6578, the following proteins share a genomic window:
- a CDS encoding glycosyltransferase family 4 protein: protein MHIVYVLTRSDTRGGVQVHVRDLCKALMALGHRCTVLVGGRGIFLDELAECGIPYVVIPSLKRSISPFKDLEAFLRIRKVLKDLRPDLVSTHTSKAGVLGRLAARSLDIPVVFTAHGWAFTEGVPPASRWIYRVVERIVAPCARKIITVSEFDREIALKGKVGNPSQLVAIHNGMPDIPVELHARPEVLPPRMVMLARFEPQKDHRTLFLALSKLRHMEWHMECVGDGPLLGEMKRLASSLGLGEKISFHGFRSDVETILSRAQIYVLVTHWEGFPRSILEAMRAGLPVVASRVGGVEEAVQDGVTGYVVGRGDMHTLADRLERLIADPRLRASMGRAGRARYETHFTFERMLNETLDLYQHVLEEERRS from the coding sequence ATGCACATAGTGTATGTCCTTACCAGGTCCGACACCAGGGGCGGAGTTCAGGTCCATGTCCGTGATCTCTGCAAGGCGCTCATGGCTCTGGGGCATCGGTGTACCGTGCTTGTGGGTGGGAGAGGGATTTTCCTCGATGAACTTGCCGAATGTGGTATTCCCTACGTGGTAATACCTTCATTGAAGAGAAGCATTTCCCCGTTCAAGGACCTCGAGGCGTTCTTGAGGATTCGGAAGGTCTTGAAGGATCTCCGTCCGGATCTCGTCTCAACCCATACGTCGAAGGCCGGTGTCCTCGGGAGATTGGCGGCGCGTTCCCTCGACATCCCCGTGGTCTTTACGGCCCACGGCTGGGCCTTCACGGAAGGGGTACCTCCCGCTTCCCGGTGGATCTATCGCGTGGTGGAGCGGATCGTGGCTCCCTGTGCTCGAAAGATCATCACGGTGTCCGAGTTCGATAGAGAGATCGCCCTCAAGGGGAAAGTGGGGAACCCCTCTCAATTGGTTGCCATCCACAACGGGATGCCGGATATTCCTGTAGAACTCCATGCGAGGCCAGAAGTTCTTCCTCCACGCATGGTGATGTTAGCTCGATTCGAGCCTCAGAAGGATCACAGGACGCTCTTCCTCGCGCTCTCGAAGCTGCGCCACATGGAATGGCACATGGAGTGTGTGGGAGATGGTCCGCTTCTAGGGGAGATGAAGCGACTGGCTTCCAGCCTCGGACTGGGGGAGAAAATATCTTTCCACGGATTTCGCAGTGACGTGGAGACGATTCTCTCCCGAGCGCAGATCTATGTGCTGGTAACCCATTGGGAAGGCTTTCCAAGGAGTATCCTCGAGGCCATGAGGGCGGGGCTCCCTGTCGTGGCCTCTCGTGTAGGTGGAGTGGAAGAAGCCGTGCAAGATGGCGTTACGGGGTATGTGGTAGGCAGGGGGGATATGCATACCCTTGCCGACAGGCTCGAGCGATTGATCGCTGATCCCCGATTGAGAGCTTCCATGGGCAGGGCCGGAAGAGCACGGTACGAAACCCATTTTACCTTCGAGAGGATGCTGAACGAGACGCTCGACCTCTACCAGCACGTCCTGGAAGAAGAGAGGAGAAGCTGA
- a CDS encoding glycosyltransferase family 4 protein — MHIVYVLTRSDTRGGAQVHVRDVACELVKRGHEVTVLIGGEGPFLRELEQYGIPYHVVPSLHREISFRKDVIAFFSLMRLFRRLQPALVCVHTSKAGVLGRVAAWCLRLPVVFTVHGWAFSEGVPPRLRRKYRKIEKIAAFFASKIVTVSEYDRGLAIREKVVKPEKTITIHNGIPDVSPTQLSDPFLHPPQLVMVARFDYQKDYSLLFKALSLLRDLEWNLVCVGDGPLLESMKEEAKVLGIGDRVQFLGFCEDVEGVLASSQIFVLTSRWEGFPISILEAMRAGLPVVASDVGGCKESVVEGETGYLIPRGDHMVLAERLRELILDPGKRARMGRAGRERFVAHFTFDHMMKKLLDLYMELTESRHE; from the coding sequence ATGCATATAGTTTATGTTCTCACCAGATCCGACACAAGAGGAGGGGCTCAGGTTCATGTGAGGGATGTAGCATGTGAGTTGGTGAAGCGTGGGCATGAAGTGACGGTCCTTATAGGAGGAGAAGGGCCTTTCTTGAGAGAGCTTGAGCAATACGGTATTCCCTATCATGTGGTTCCTTCTCTCCATCGGGAAATTTCTTTCAGAAAAGATGTTATAGCCTTTTTCTCTCTCATGCGTCTTTTTAGAAGATTGCAGCCCGCTCTTGTATGTGTGCATACTTCAAAGGCCGGAGTGCTCGGACGTGTGGCGGCTTGGTGTCTCAGATTGCCCGTGGTGTTTACGGTTCACGGATGGGCGTTTTCGGAGGGAGTTCCGCCGCGATTAAGGAGGAAGTATAGGAAGATAGAAAAAATCGCCGCTTTCTTCGCATCGAAAATCGTTACAGTTTCTGAATATGACAGGGGCCTTGCGATTAGAGAGAAGGTTGTGAAGCCTGAGAAAACAATCACCATTCACAATGGCATTCCTGATGTGTCGCCAACACAGCTCTCAGATCCTTTTCTCCATCCTCCCCAGCTTGTGATGGTGGCGAGATTCGATTATCAAAAAGATTACTCGTTGTTGTTCAAGGCCCTTTCGCTGCTGCGAGACCTCGAGTGGAATCTTGTCTGTGTGGGTGATGGTCCTCTCCTTGAATCGATGAAGGAAGAGGCGAAGGTATTGGGTATTGGAGACAGGGTACAATTCCTCGGTTTCTGCGAGGACGTGGAGGGAGTACTCGCCTCTTCTCAGATCTTCGTACTCACCTCCAGATGGGAGGGGTTCCCCATCAGTATCCTGGAGGCCATGCGCGCCGGGCTTCCGGTAGTGGCTTCCGATGTGGGGGGGTGTAAGGAATCTGTGGTTGAAGGTGAGACGGGCTACCTCATACCGCGGGGTGATCACATGGTTCTTGCCGAGCGGTTGCGCGAGCTTATCCTCGATCCCGGCAAGCGAGCGAGGATGGGCCGGGCGGGTCGTGAGCGGTTTGTGGCCCATTTCACCTTTGATCATATGATGAAGAAGCTACTCGATCTCTACATGGAGTTGACGGAGAGCCGGCATGAATAA
- a CDS encoding glycosyltransferase family 4 protein: MNILVDALAVVEHMTGVSRYAFQLLTHLARVDEKNSYRVLVPSSLSPDHPLIQRLEGCANFSLMKADIPPVGPKRDIRYRSLARLDFDVYHCLNSNYPLGFHHSKGVVTIHDVKYLKYPRFMGRAWWLKTRYLELVFKTAATRCAKVIAVSHATKKDLVDLFSIPDPDRIVVIHEAGGLFSASSNVPEQGERILETYGVKRPYFLFLGEHRPHKNIEGVIEAFERFRHMYRDPFHLVITGKVHPSYRARMTRLKWGRDDVVFTGFIPDEHLPTLYRHAYGFLLPSFYEGFGIPILEAMEAGIPVITSNVSSMPEIGGDACLTVSPYDPEDIARKMYVLATDAGLHALLREKGYARAKDFSWEKAARETLEVYEQVGSNG; encoded by the coding sequence ATGAACATCCTCGTGGACGCCCTCGCGGTAGTGGAGCACATGACAGGGGTATCACGGTATGCGTTTCAGCTTCTTACCCACCTGGCCCGCGTAGATGAGAAAAACTCATACAGGGTCCTGGTGCCTTCTTCTTTATCTCCAGATCACCCCCTGATACAGAGACTTGAGGGCTGTGCCAACTTTTCCCTGATGAAGGCGGATATTCCTCCGGTTGGACCGAAAAGAGATATAAGGTATAGATCTCTCGCTAGGTTGGATTTCGATGTGTATCACTGTTTGAACTCGAATTATCCCCTTGGTTTCCATCATTCAAAAGGGGTGGTGACCATTCATGATGTAAAGTACCTCAAGTATCCGAGATTCATGGGAAGAGCCTGGTGGCTCAAGACTCGCTACCTCGAGCTGGTATTCAAGACTGCAGCCACGCGATGCGCAAAGGTGATCGCTGTCTCCCATGCCACGAAAAAAGACCTCGTCGACCTCTTCTCCATCCCCGATCCTGATCGTATCGTGGTCATTCACGAGGCGGGAGGTCTCTTTTCAGCCTCTTCGAATGTCCCTGAACAGGGAGAGCGTATCCTCGAGACATATGGGGTGAAGAGACCGTATTTCCTTTTCCTCGGTGAGCATCGCCCCCACAAGAATATAGAAGGTGTGATTGAGGCCTTCGAACGCTTCAGGCACATGTATCGAGATCCCTTCCACCTTGTGATCACCGGAAAGGTCCATCCTTCTTACAGGGCGAGGATGACTCGACTGAAGTGGGGGCGAGACGACGTGGTATTCACAGGATTCATTCCCGATGAGCATCTTCCTACACTCTACCGGCATGCGTATGGGTTCCTTCTCCCTTCTTTCTACGAGGGATTCGGCATTCCTATTCTTGAGGCGATGGAGGCGGGAATACCGGTGATCACCTCCAATGTCTCTTCCATGCCGGAGATTGGAGGCGACGCGTGTCTCACCGTCTCTCCATATGATCCCGAGGATATCGCCCGGAAGATGTACGTGCTTGCCACGGATGCGGGGTTGCATGCCCTCTTGAGGGAAAAAGGCTATGCACGGGCCAAAGACTTCTCATGGGAAAAAGCCGCCCGTGAGACGCTCGAGGTATACGAACAGGTGGGTTCGAATGGTTAA
- a CDS encoding glycosyltransferase family 4 protein, translating to MGVFGDKRQMRILHINTNDIFGGAARAAYRLHKGLQRAGVESWMLVQQKMGDDPSVVGPRTRWEKGTALLRSFLDQLPLRRYNYKSTTLFSPSWVPSPRYVFEIIDELDPDVVHLHWITGGFLRIEDLKKIKRPLVWTMHDMWPFSGGCHLTGECRAYEVVCGKCPVLESEREKDLSNSVFSRKQRTLKAVAHKIYIISPSHWLVHCAQKSALLKECPIEILPNPIDVSIYKSVEKRFARELWNLPDDKKLILFGAVSATLDPNKGFQQLLGALEKLRHSARKVDDILLVVFGSSSGPSLWEDFPIHYVGHVNDDVALIALYNAVDVVVVPSLQENLSNTIMEALSCATPIVAFKIGGNSDMIDHQHNGYLARPYDPEDLARGIEWVLYEADYESLSRNARRKVVEHFSFEKVVPRYLALLEDLVS from the coding sequence ATGGGCGTATTCGGAGATAAAAGACAGATGAGAATTCTTCACATAAACACAAATGACATCTTCGGTGGGGCAGCTCGGGCTGCGTACAGGTTGCATAAAGGGCTGCAGAGAGCAGGAGTGGAAAGCTGGATGCTGGTGCAGCAGAAGATGGGGGATGATCCATCAGTGGTAGGTCCGCGAACGAGGTGGGAGAAGGGAACAGCTTTGCTTCGCTCCTTTCTCGATCAGTTACCGCTAAGAAGATACAACTATAAATCGACTACTCTTTTCAGTCCTTCGTGGGTGCCTTCGCCGCGCTACGTGTTTGAGATTATAGATGAACTGGATCCCGATGTGGTCCATTTGCATTGGATCACAGGTGGTTTTCTTCGAATTGAGGATCTCAAAAAAATAAAAAGACCACTTGTATGGACTATGCATGATATGTGGCCTTTCAGCGGAGGTTGCCATCTCACCGGAGAGTGCCGGGCATATGAGGTTGTATGCGGGAAGTGCCCTGTGCTTGAGAGTGAGAGAGAGAAGGATCTGAGTAATTCAGTGTTTTCGAGGAAACAGCGCACACTTAAAGCTGTTGCTCACAAGATATATATCATAAGCCCAAGTCATTGGTTAGTACATTGTGCCCAAAAGAGTGCTCTCCTAAAGGAGTGTCCTATAGAGATACTACCTAATCCCATTGATGTATCAATATATAAGTCTGTAGAGAAACGTTTTGCAAGAGAGTTGTGGAATTTACCGGATGATAAAAAATTAATCCTTTTTGGAGCAGTATCTGCGACTCTGGATCCCAATAAAGGGTTTCAGCAACTGTTAGGCGCTTTAGAGAAATTACGCCATTCCGCTAGGAAAGTGGATGATATTTTACTCGTGGTTTTTGGTAGCTCAAGTGGTCCTTCTTTATGGGAGGACTTTCCTATCCACTACGTAGGCCACGTAAATGATGATGTTGCTCTTATAGCATTATACAATGCTGTGGACGTGGTTGTAGTGCCTAGTTTGCAAGAGAATCTCTCAAATACAATTATGGAAGCCTTGTCCTGTGCTACTCCTATTGTAGCATTTAAGATAGGAGGAAATAGTGACATGATTGATCATCAACACAACGGCTACCTCGCTCGTCCCTATGATCCAGAGGATCTCGCGCGAGGGATAGAGTGGGTGCTTTACGAAGCTGATTATGAGAGCCTCTCGCGGAACGCAAGGAGAAAGGTTGTTGAGCACTTCTCTTTCGAGAAGGTCGTCCCGCGTTATCTCGCTCTCTTGGAGGATCTGGTGTCATGA
- a CDS encoding glycosyltransferase family 2 protein produces MESSLDLSVIIPHFDCPDLLYRLLSTIPPHPGVEVIVVDDNSEKKPDPSSLSRFPHVVYYENTSGKKGAGTCRNIGLEHAKGRWVIFADADDIFLPGFYSIVAKYFTAEEEVIFFVPTSRYSDSGELGFRHEADAGILLRYLKERDHKSELLVRYYIAAPWSKLIRRDFIEMHGLRFDEVLASNDVMFATKLGYHMKRFQVSPETIYCVMLRHGSLVMRKSREVIEARIDTHIRYVQFLKSYLPGKDARYVFLSRAFKRSLGLLNAARRIGVTYFLSTWFRFIRSGVPIVSWRLITPSFVWEKITKTLPNMKRESRFYTGR; encoded by the coding sequence ATGGAGTCTTCACTGGATCTCTCTGTCATCATCCCTCATTTCGACTGTCCAGACCTGCTTTATAGGCTTCTCTCCACTATTCCCCCGCATCCGGGGGTGGAGGTGATCGTCGTGGACGACAACAGTGAGAAGAAGCCGGATCCCTCCAGCCTCTCCAGGTTTCCCCATGTCGTGTATTACGAGAATACCTCGGGGAAAAAGGGTGCGGGCACCTGCAGGAACATAGGCCTCGAGCACGCGAAGGGCAGGTGGGTGATATTTGCGGATGCCGACGATATCTTCCTCCCGGGGTTCTATTCCATTGTGGCGAAGTACTTCACCGCTGAAGAGGAGGTGATCTTTTTCGTTCCCACCAGCAGATATTCCGATTCCGGAGAGCTTGGTTTCCGGCACGAGGCGGATGCGGGTATTCTCTTGCGCTATCTAAAGGAGAGGGACCACAAGTCGGAGCTCCTGGTCCGGTACTACATTGCAGCACCGTGGTCGAAACTCATACGGCGGGACTTCATAGAGATGCATGGGCTTCGTTTCGATGAGGTTCTCGCCTCCAACGATGTGATGTTTGCGACAAAACTCGGCTATCACATGAAGAGATTCCAGGTTTCTCCCGAGACCATCTATTGTGTGATGTTGAGGCATGGAAGCTTGGTCATGCGCAAGTCGAGAGAGGTGATCGAGGCCAGGATAGATACTCATATACGATATGTCCAGTTTCTCAAGTCGTATCTTCCGGGGAAGGATGCACGATACGTATTCCTTAGTCGAGCGTTCAAGCGGAGTCTCGGATTGCTGAATGCTGCAAGAAGGATAGGTGTTACATATTTCTTATCCACCTGGTTTCGTTTTATCAGATCGGGCGTCCCAATTGTGAGCTGGAGATTGATCACCCCCTCGTTTGTGTGGGAGAAGATTACCAAAACCCTCCCCAATATGAAGAGAGAATCTCGTTTTTATACCGGGAGATGA
- a CDS encoding glycosyltransferase family 2 protein — MKSQQVLSLGRLSTTRYLIRRIPQIDIPSTEEAFSTLLSLPPHPSRKREDGLRKNGLYKYSFRQEDGKWWAVEKGVLLFQVEGRILSPFEGMLPLVTVITVTYNAEKHLRDAMESVLSQTYPNVEYIVIDGGSSDGTLRILEEYSCSLDYWLSEPDEGVYHAFNKGLLLARGEIVGFLNADDEYLPRAVEESVGAILSSGVDYSIGAVIHIDQKILMKPIFPLSSNKIYQEMPYPHIGAFFRRSVYKKTGLFDTRYRIAADHDMALRIIKRGFIPVYVERVIGKVRGGGISDSIGANEEFMRIAVAHGKPRWKAYLSFAFQLVKVGIQRILPDFLVKCIKKKMKKSRFEMLLP, encoded by the coding sequence ATGAAATCACAGCAGGTTCTCTCTCTTGGCAGGTTGAGCACTACTCGTTATCTCATCCGACGCATTCCACAGATCGATATTCCTTCGACGGAAGAAGCCTTTTCTACTCTTCTTTCCCTTCCCCCCCATCCTTCTCGGAAAAGAGAAGATGGTCTCAGAAAAAACGGTCTCTATAAATACTCCTTCCGCCAGGAAGATGGGAAATGGTGGGCGGTGGAAAAAGGTGTACTTCTTTTCCAAGTGGAAGGAAGGATTCTCTCTCCCTTTGAGGGTATGCTTCCTCTTGTCACGGTTATCACCGTGACATACAACGCTGAGAAACATCTCCGCGATGCGATGGAGAGTGTGCTCTCTCAAACGTATCCTAATGTTGAATATATCGTGATCGATGGTGGGTCCAGTGATGGGACCCTTCGGATCCTTGAAGAGTATTCGTGTTCTCTTGATTACTGGTTGAGTGAGCCTGATGAGGGGGTCTATCATGCCTTCAACAAGGGGCTTCTGCTCGCCAGGGGCGAGATCGTAGGGTTTTTGAATGCTGATGACGAGTATCTCCCCCGTGCTGTAGAAGAGAGTGTGGGAGCCATTCTCTCCTCAGGTGTGGATTATAGCATAGGAGCGGTGATCCATATAGATCAAAAGATTCTCATGAAGCCTATCTTTCCCCTTTCCTCAAATAAGATATATCAAGAGATGCCGTATCCCCACATAGGAGCATTTTTCAGGAGATCGGTGTACAAAAAAACAGGTCTTTTTGATACAAGATACAGGATTGCGGCCGACCATGACATGGCGCTTCGGATCATAAAGAGAGGATTCATTCCAGTATATGTCGAACGTGTGATAGGGAAGGTGAGAGGAGGAGGCATCAGTGATTCGATTGGTGCCAATGAAGAATTTATGAGAATAGCTGTTGCCCATGGGAAGCCACGATGGAAAGCGTATCTGAGTTTTGCTTTTCAATTGGTCAAGGTCGGGATTCAGCGAATCCTTCCCGATTTCCTCGTGAAGTGTATAAAGAAGAAAATGAAGAAGAGCAGATTTGAGATGCTCCTCCCCTGA
- a CDS encoding glycosyltransferase family 4 protein — MIRLLFDVTRLGNVWTDYLPRGKRGIFRVIEELVKHLGPDSEVSLTLTSLAGKGLCGASYFYTRRLSAARRIPFAFPSSKLPAYASALILKMGRPFHDIYKRFTRKSWGTSSSIMEIPPSFFTPYDILHLPSFIGPSIPPLPIPMVITVHDLIPLFLPSGEDPLFRRFLIRKLGELRPRDWIHCISEATKKDLLTYAPHLDPDHVFVVPNGVSPRFFRETDTSVIEKTLRCYGLEVDTPYIVSLSTLQERKNLLTALRAFAATKKEIPELRYVLIGYTRREEREKILTVLNELGIASHVIITGFLPDDRVRALYSAAKAFVFPSLYEGFGLPPLEAMACGLPSICSNTSSLPEVVGDAGILLDPYDIHGFSEAICRIVTDSELQQWLSQKGLERSASFTWRHTTDKLVEMYKYILEHA, encoded by the coding sequence ATGATACGACTCTTGTTCGATGTGACCCGGCTGGGAAACGTGTGGACCGATTATCTTCCCCGGGGGAAGAGAGGTATCTTCAGGGTGATAGAAGAACTAGTGAAACATCTGGGCCCAGACAGTGAGGTCTCTCTCACCCTCACTTCTCTTGCGGGAAAGGGACTGTGCGGTGCCTCATACTTCTATACGAGAAGGCTGTCGGCTGCACGCCGGATACCCTTTGCCTTCCCCTCTTCCAAGCTCCCTGCGTACGCTTCTGCCCTCATATTGAAGATGGGACGTCCATTCCACGACATCTACAAACGCTTCACTCGGAAATCGTGGGGAACCTCTTCTTCCATCATGGAGATCCCTCCATCGTTCTTTACGCCTTACGACATACTCCACCTTCCTTCTTTCATCGGGCCGAGTATACCCCCCCTTCCCATCCCTATGGTTATCACCGTGCACGATCTCATACCTTTGTTCCTCCCCTCAGGAGAAGACCCGCTTTTCAGGAGGTTTCTCATCCGGAAGCTCGGTGAACTCCGTCCCCGAGACTGGATCCACTGCATCTCCGAAGCCACGAAAAAGGATCTTCTCACCTACGCACCTCATCTCGATCCGGACCATGTCTTCGTGGTTCCCAACGGGGTCTCCCCTCGTTTCTTCCGGGAAACCGACACGTCGGTCATAGAGAAAACACTCAGATGCTATGGGCTCGAGGTGGACACGCCCTATATCGTCTCCCTCAGCACACTTCAGGAGAGGAAAAACCTCCTCACCGCACTCAGGGCGTTCGCTGCAACGAAAAAAGAAATCCCCGAACTGAGGTATGTGCTCATCGGCTACACCCGTAGAGAGGAACGAGAAAAGATCCTCACGGTGCTCAACGAACTCGGTATCGCTTCACACGTCATCATTACAGGATTTCTTCCGGACGACAGGGTGAGAGCCCTTTACTCCGCGGCAAAGGCCTTCGTCTTTCCCTCCCTCTATGAAGGATTCGGCCTTCCTCCACTCGAAGCCATGGCCTGCGGCCTTCCCAGCATCTGTAGCAATACCTCATCGCTCCCCGAAGTCGTAGGAGACGCGGGGATCCTCCTCGATCCGTATGATATCCATGGCTTCTCGGAAGCGATATGTAGAATCGTGACGGATTCCGAACTTCAGCAATGGCTCTCACAGAAGGGGTTGGAACGAAGCGCTTCTTTCACGTGGAGGCACACCACAGACAAACTGGTGGAGATGTACAAGTATATCCTCGAACACGCTTAA
- a CDS encoding GumC family protein, with translation MQRDQDLSLITLIQIFRSRIKLFWLVFFLSIIVAIAYALLARHLYTAQAVVLTQSVSSSTSSLSSAVMDQLSSLGLGGRAAPLEGILYPNVLESDTAALYVYKKLDLSQYELFKGETTEDRIKALRDRVRIHADSYSRRVIIEATTPDPELSADIVNAFVEALEKLVAQVQASPARRKLAYLEDKLVKVKQELDDVQRKLKEFQETYLLWDVEEQASKLIEEVTELSVEKERLLLSLNTEQKLLGSAGPGDSVQRSRIAAYDDAITRYQEELKRIAGLSGVLADLMREVKVKEAVYTFLITQYEQAKLEEMNEVYVVPVLEYARVPEKRSWPTRKLIAGIGLVAGILGGLFLVFFLEFWNRFREKLREAERESL, from the coding sequence ATGCAGAGAGACCAGGATCTTTCTTTGATCACCCTGATACAGATTTTCCGTTCGAGAATCAAGTTGTTCTGGCTCGTCTTTTTTCTGAGCATTATCGTAGCAATCGCTTATGCTCTACTCGCGAGGCATCTCTATACTGCACAGGCCGTAGTGCTCACCCAGAGCGTCTCCAGCTCCACGAGCAGCCTTTCCAGTGCAGTTATGGATCAACTTTCCTCTCTAGGACTGGGTGGGAGGGCTGCTCCGCTGGAGGGGATCCTCTATCCCAATGTCCTGGAGAGTGACACGGCGGCACTCTATGTATACAAGAAGCTCGACCTTTCCCAGTACGAATTATTCAAAGGAGAGACCACGGAGGACAGGATAAAGGCACTTCGAGACAGGGTGAGAATCCATGCCGATTCCTATAGCCGAAGAGTGATCATCGAGGCCACCACCCCTGATCCAGAGCTTTCCGCGGACATCGTGAACGCCTTTGTGGAAGCCCTCGAAAAATTGGTGGCACAAGTGCAGGCCAGTCCGGCACGCAGAAAACTCGCTTACCTGGAAGATAAGCTGGTGAAGGTGAAACAGGAACTGGATGATGTTCAGAGAAAACTCAAGGAGTTCCAGGAGACGTACCTCCTGTGGGATGTGGAAGAGCAGGCTTCGAAGCTCATAGAAGAGGTGACCGAACTTTCGGTTGAGAAGGAGCGTCTGTTGCTGAGCCTCAACACCGAACAGAAGCTCCTGGGAAGTGCCGGTCCCGGGGACAGTGTCCAGCGGAGCAGGATAGCCGCCTATGATGACGCGATAACGCGATATCAGGAAGAACTGAAGCGTATCGCAGGGTTGAGTGGAGTGTTGGCCGACCTCATGCGGGAAGTGAAAGTGAAGGAAGCGGTATATACATTCCTCATCACTCAATACGAGCAGGCCAAACTCGAAGAGATGAACGAGGTCTACGTGGTGCCCGTGTTGGAGTACGCCAGGGTGCCTGAGAAGCGAAGCTGGCCCACCCGAAAGCTTATTGCAGGGATAGGTCTGGTTGCAGGGATTCTTGGGGGACTCTTTCTGGTATTCTTCCTCGAGTTCTGGAACAGATTCAGAGAGAAACTCCGGGAAGCAGAGCGGGAATCGCTATAG
- a CDS encoding glycosyl transferase, which translates to MSKMRILTKLYHRIRRGTKKKIQYLFYLLRLKKEIFVRKDVHLALDSSSDEVIISLTTFPARFNVLGLCLKSLLYQRVRPHRLIVWLAEEEVEGLDLSKQIPEFEFFVRSGIEFALINENLRSYNKLLPALKRYPRGIIVTCDDDILYPPWFLEKMVRAYNPEEICFYRAWEMETDPRGRMTPYHTWNDASSKTPSSRLFFTGVGGVLYPPGSLAEEVFNVSRIRELCPSGDDIWFNAMALLKGTKKRLLLSNSYSFPIIKESLSQRSALRERNVAQGFNDVMLRAVFDCYNLYQFL; encoded by the coding sequence ATGAGTAAGATGCGAATTCTCACGAAACTGTATCATAGAATAAGAAGGGGGACAAAAAAGAAGATCCAATATCTGTTTTATCTGTTGCGATTGAAAAAAGAGATCTTTGTCAGAAAGGATGTACATCTTGCTCTTGATTCCTCGTCTGATGAGGTGATCATCAGCCTCACCACCTTTCCGGCACGATTCAATGTACTGGGATTGTGTCTCAAAAGTCTACTCTATCAACGAGTACGTCCTCACCGATTGATCGTCTGGCTTGCGGAGGAAGAGGTAGAGGGTTTAGATCTTTCGAAACAGATCCCGGAATTTGAGTTTTTTGTACGAAGCGGGATAGAATTCGCCCTCATAAACGAAAACCTGAGGTCCTATAACAAATTACTGCCTGCTCTAAAGCGCTATCCAAGAGGAATAATCGTAACATGTGATGATGATATTCTCTATCCTCCATGGTTTCTGGAGAAGATGGTTCGTGCGTATAATCCAGAGGAGATATGCTTTTATAGGGCATGGGAGATGGAAACGGATCCTAGAGGGAGAATGACTCCCTATCACACGTGGAATGATGCTTCTTCAAAGACTCCCTCTTCAAGGTTGTTCTTTACTGGGGTAGGAGGCGTGCTCTATCCCCCTGGTTCTCTTGCCGAGGAGGTATTCAATGTGTCCCGGATACGGGAACTGTGTCCTTCGGGTGATGATATATGGTTCAATGCCATGGCCTTGCTCAAGGGCACAAAAAAGCGATTGTTACTTTCGAATTCCTATTCCTTTCCCATAATCAAGGAATCACTCTCCCAGAGGAGTGCCTTGAGAGAGCGAAACGTGGCTCAAGGCTTCAATGATGTGATGTTGCGTGCAGTCTTTGATTGTTACAACCTGTATCAGTTTTTGTGA